A single window of Lepeophtheirus salmonis chromosome 2, UVic_Lsal_1.4, whole genome shotgun sequence DNA harbors:
- the LOC121132274 gene encoding chymotrypsin BI-like yields the protein MRALVLLTIIGSVLANPKYPDICGLENKPSVDSKIIGGHEAARHQFPWLAFVTTGGYCTGSVLDENWIITAKHCVLNDNWSEIRVGIHSTGNGADEPYKQTRTSTEFYESPTGDFALIKLEIPLELNEYVRPVCLPTRADANRTFVGASTTITGWGVNNFERANYPELYFAKNVNIIQCGFEDNIICSDANQGMAVCFGDSGGPLNYEMEDGKYMQIGVNQFITNGKCVGGVNGYARVSTHLDFIQEITGMVIE from the coding sequence ATGAGAGCATTAGTGTTACTGACAATCATTGGATCTGTTTTGGCTAATCCCAAATATCCAGATATTTGTGGTTTGGAAAACAAACCTTCTGTGGATTCAAAAATCATTGGAGGACATGAAGCAGCAAGACATCAGTTTCCATGGCTAGCTTTTGTCACTACCGGTGGTTATTGTACTGGTTCTGTTTTGGATGAAAATTGGATTATAACTGCTAAACATTGtgtattaaatgataattgGTCCGAAATTCGAGTTGGAATTCATAGCACTGGCAATGGTGCGGATGAACCATATAAGCAAACCCGAACAAGTACTGAATTTTACGAATCACCAACTGGAGACTTTGCTTTGATCAAATTGGAGATTCCTTTGGAATTAAATGAATATGTCCGACCAGTTTGCTTACCAACACGTGCAGATGCTAATAGGACCTTTGTTGGAGCATCAACGACCATAACAGGATGGGgtgtaaataattttgagaggGCAAATTATCCCgaattatattttgctaaaaatgtaAACATTATTCAATGTGGTTTTGAAGACAATATTATCTGTTCTGATGCAAATCAAGGAATGGCTGTCTGTTTTGGTGACAGCGGTGGCCCTCTTAACTACGAAATGGAAGATGGAAAGTATATGCAAATTGGAGTGAACCAATTTATTACTAATGGAAAATGTGTAGGAGGTGTCAATGGATATGCACGTGTATCAACTCATCTAGACTTTATTCAAGAAATAACTGGAATGGTTATCGAATAA